In one Lolium rigidum isolate FL_2022 chromosome 3, APGP_CSIRO_Lrig_0.1, whole genome shotgun sequence genomic region, the following are encoded:
- the LOC124703463 gene encoding probable beta-D-xylosidase 7 encodes MGAFSSHNVGIGMALQPLLIMLLTIPSLLRTAVAGNPPFSCGPGATTKAYAFCDSRLPLERRAADLVARLTLAEKVSQLGDEAAGVPRLGVPPYKWWSEGLHGVSFWGHGMHFDGVVSRITSFPQVLLTAASFDDDLWYRIGQAIGTEARALYNLGQAEGLTIWSPNVNIYRDPRWGRGQETPGEDPTTASKYAVAFVKGLQGTSATTLQTSACCKHASAYDLENWNGVVRYNFNAKVTPQDMEDTFNPPFKSCVVEGKATCVMCAYTTINGVPACANSDLITKTFKGEWGLNGYVSSDCDAVALMRDAQRYSPTPEDTVAAALKAGLDLNCGNYTQVHGMAALQRGKMTEQDVDKALKNLFAVRMRLGHFDGDPRNNALYGSLGAKDVCSRAHKDLALEAAQNGIVLLKNDASILPLDRLAVESVAVIGPNADDPAALNGNYFGPPCETTTPRQGLQRYVKDIRFHAGCNSAACDFAATDQAVRIAGSSDYVILFMGLSQKQEQEGLDRTSLLLPGKQQSLITAIAIAAKRPVILVILSGGPVDVTFAKSNPKIGAILWAGYPGQAGGLAIANILFGDHNPSGRLPVTWYPEEFTKVPMTDMRMRADPATGYPGRSYRFYKGKTVYKFGYGLSYSHFSRRLVVSGTSKQTPITNLLSGLTVKPTAKGGASYDVEELGVDGCEQLKFPAMVEVQNHGPLDGKHSVLMFLRWPNVTGGRPVSQLVGFRSQHLKAGEKASLRFDVSPCEHFSTAGEDGRKVIDTESHSLMVDKDESEISL; translated from the exons ATGGGCGCCTTCTCCTCGCACAACGTTGGCATTGGCATGGCTCTACAGCCTCTACTCATAATGCTGCTGACTATACCTTCCTTGCTGCGAACGGCGGTCGCTGGCAACCCGCCGTTCTCATGCGGCCCGGGGGCGACAACGAAGGCGTACGCGTTCTGCGACTCGCGGCTGCCACTGGAGCGGCGCGCGGCGGACCTGGTGGCGCGGCTAACGCTGGCGGAGAAGGTGTCGCAgctgggcgacgaggcggcggggGTGCCGCGGCTAGGCGTGCCGCCGTACAAGTGGTGGTCGGAGGGGCTGCACGGCGTCTCTTTCTGGGGCCAcggcatgcacttcgacggcgtcGTCAGCCGCATCACCAGCTTCCCGCAGGTGCTGCTCACCGCCGcctccttcgacgacgacctatgGTACCGTATCGGGCAG GCGATCGGAACAGAGGCCAGGGCGTTGTACAACCTCGGCCAGGCAGAGGGACTCACCATCTGGTCTCCCAACGTGAACATCTATCGCGATCCCCGGTGGGGCCGTGGCCAAGAGACCCCCGGCGAGGACCCCACCACGGCCAGTAAGTATGCGGTGGCTTTCGTCAAAGGCTTGCAGGGCACCTCGGCGACGACTCTGCAGACTTCAGCGTGCTGCAAGCATGCATCGGCATACGATCTAGAGAACTGGAATGGCGTTGTACGGTACAACTTCAATGCAAAG GTAACACCCCAGGACATGGAGGATACGTTCAACCCTCCGTTCAAGAGCTGTGTGGTGGAAGGGAAGGCGACGTGCGTCATGTGCGCTTACACCACCATCAACGGCGTCCCTGCCTGCGCCAACTCTGACCTCATCACTAAAACCTTCAAGGGAGAATGGGGATTAAATGG GTACGTCTCTTCTGACTGTGATGCGGTTGCACTAATGCGTGATGCCCAACGTTATAGCCCCACGCCAGAGGATACTGTCGCTGCTGCGCTCAAGGCTG GGCTAGACTTGAACTGCGGGAACTACACGCAGGTGCACGGCATGGCCGCGCTCCAGCGGGGAAAGATGACGGAGCAGGACGTGGATAAGGCCCTCAAGAACCTCTTCGCTGTCAGGATGCGGCTCGGACACTTCGACGGTGACCCCAGGAATAACGCATTGTACGGGAGCCTTGGCGCCAAGGACGTGTGCTCTCGTGCACACAAGGACCTCGCCCTCGAGGCGGCGCAGAATGGCATCGTCCTGCTCAAGAACGACGCGAGCATCCTCCCCCTTGACCGGTTGGCGGTCGAATCCGTCGCCGTCATTGgtcccaacgccgacgatcctgcTGCGCTCAACGGCAACTACTTCGGCCCTCCGTGCGAAACCACGACGCCTCGCCAGGGATTGCAGCGGTACGTGAAGGACATCAGATTCCACGCCGGGTGCAACTCGGCGGCGTGCGACTTTGCGGCGACAGACCAGGCGGTCAGGATAGCGGGCTCGTCGGACTACGTGATCCTGTTCATGGGGCTGAGCCAGAAGCAGGAGCAGGAAGGGCTCGACAGGACAAGCCTTCTCCTCCCCGGAAAGCAGCAGAGCCTCATAACCGCCATCGCCATAGCTGCGAAGCGGCCAGTGATACTGGTGATCCTGTCCGGCGGCCCGGTTGACGTAACATTCGCCAAATCAAACCCGAAGATCGGTGCAATCCTTTGGGCCGGCTACCCTGGTCAGGCCGGCGGGCTTGCTATCGCCAACATCCTCTTCGGAGACCACAACCCCAGCGGCAGGCTGCCGGTGACCTGGTACCCTGAGGAGTTCACCAAGGTGCCCATGACGGACATGCGGATGCGCGCCGACCCGGCGACCGGCTACCCCGGCCGGAGCTACCGCTTCTACAAGGGCAAGACCGTCTACAAGTTCGGTTATGGCCTTAGCTACTCCCATTTCTCTCGCCGACTAGTAGTCTCAGGAACCAGCAAACAAACACCAATCACGAATCTACTCTCCGGGCTGACGGTGAAGCCAACTGCAAAAGGCGGCGCAAGCTACGATGTCGAGGAGCTTGGCGTTGACGGGTGCGAACAGCTCAAGTTCCCAGCAATGGTCGAGGTGCAGAACCACGGCCCCCTAGATGGAAAGCACTCAGTGCTAATGTTCCTTCGGTGGCCCAACGTCACGGGTGGGCGTCCGGTGAGTCAGCTGGTTGGGTTCCGAAGCCAGCATCTCAAGGCCGGTGAGAAGGCCAGCCTGAGGTTTGATGTCAGCCCATGCGAGCACTTCAGTACGGCGGGAGAGGACGGCAGGAAGGTGATCGATACAGAGTCACATTCCCTTATGGTTGACAAGGACGAGAGCGAGATCAGTCTATAG